In a genomic window of Gigantopelta aegis isolate Gae_Host chromosome 9, Gae_host_genome, whole genome shotgun sequence:
- the LOC121381960 gene encoding retinol dehydrogenase 7-like, with amino-acid sequence MLDFTVSIYSNQNVFLIAVGISIAYMVIRWLVSGLSVGHIEDKYVFITGCDSGFGNLLVKRLDAWGFHVLAACHTVKGANHLQQESSPNVKVFSPLELADEESVKKAYQFVLEHLPDNKGLWAVVNNGGCQASGVGPLEWHQRAVYERVFAVNVYGMLDVTRMLLPLVRKGQGRIVNMSSLAARFGTFGVGPYAMTKYAVEGFTDCLRVELLKQGVSVHVIEPGGFRTAFADEDNFRRLAQESFENTSPDLKRFYGGNYVEKFCDSIAQLRPVVSDDLDLVVDCYVHAVTSRFPLDRYTPGNWLAVSSLVLCWLPRWIGDTVINSTVVHPAGLIR; translated from the exons ATGTTGGACTTCACGGTGTCAATCTATTCAAACCAG AATGTATTTCTGATTGCTGTGGGCATCAGCATAGCCTACATGGTCATCAGGTGGCTAGTCAGTGGCCTCTCCGTTGGACACATCGAGGACAAATATGTCTTCATCACCGGTTGCGACTCTGGTTTCGGCAACCTGCTGGTCAAACGCCTGGACGCCTGGGGCTTTCACGTGCTTGCCGCGTGTCACACAGTCAAAGGAGCAAATCATCTTCAACAGGAGTCGTCTCCCAATGTGAAGGTTTTCTCACCACTCGAACTGGCCGACGAGGAGAGTGTGAAAAAGGCCTACCAGTTTGTACTGGAACACCTGCCCGATAACAAAG GTCTTTGGGCCGTTGTAAATAATGGTGGCTGTCAGGCCTCGGGGGTCGGGCCGCTGGAGTGGCACCAGCGAGCCGTGTACGAGCGCGTGTTCGCCGTCAACGTGTACGGCATGCTAGACGTCACGCGGATGCTGTTGCCCCTCGTACGTAAAGGTCAAGGTCGTATCGTCAACATGTCCAGCCTGGCAGCTCGATTCGGAACATTTGGTGTGGGACCTTACGCCATGACGAAGTACGCAGTTGAAGGCTTTACAGATTGTCTCAG GGTGGAGCTATTAAAGCAGGGTGTAAGTGTCCATGTCATCGAACCGGGAGGTTTTCGGACAGCATTTGCAGATGAAGATAACTTTCGTAGATTGGCTCAAGAATCATTTGAAAATACTTCACCAGATCTTAAACGATTTTACGGCGGGAATTACGTcgaaaaat TTTGTGACAGCATAGCCCAGTTGAGACCTGTGGTCAgcgatgaccttgaccttgtaGTAGACTGCTACGTGCACGCCGTGACATCCCGCTTCCCCTTAGACCGGTACACCCCAGGGAACTGGCTAGCGGTTAGTTCTCTGGTGCTGTGCTGGCTGCCCAGGTGGATAGGCGACACGGTTATCAACAGCACTGTCGTACATCCAGCGGGGCTGATCCGTTGA